The following are from one region of the Euleptes europaea isolate rEulEur1 chromosome 11, rEulEur1.hap1, whole genome shotgun sequence genome:
- the SMIM19 gene encoding small integral membrane protein 19: MDYSVHEAWNEATNVYLLAVLASLALLVYARRNKRKIMRIFTLPPTVEIPPEPNFYDSVKKIRLRQQLEMYSIARKYDQQPQKQTDSVQLLVE; this comes from the exons ATGGACTACTCGGTGCACGAGGCCTGGAACGAGGCCACCAACGTCTACCTGCTGGCGGTGCTGGCCAGCCTGGCCCTCCTCGTCTACGCCCGGCG aaataaaaggaAGATCATGAGAATTTTTACACTACCTCCAACTGTAGAGATACCACCTGAGCCAAACTTTTATGATAGTGTGAAAAAAATTCGACTTCGACAGCAGTTAGAGATGTACTCTATTG cAAGAAAGTATGACCAGCAGCCGCAGAAACAGACTGACAGTGTACAACTTTTAGTGGAGTGA